One part of the Bacillus sp. FJAT-45350 genome encodes these proteins:
- a CDS encoding quaternary amine ABC transporter ATP-binding protein, whose amino-acid sequence MDKIEVKNLSKVFGPMPVEGIKRLKAGHSKEEILKETGMTVGVNSANFTVKEGEFFVIMGLSGSGKSTLIRLINRLIEPTDGEILIDGKDIAKMNKQELMNVRRKSLGMVFQKFALFSHRTILRNVEYGLEVQGVPKEEREKRALESIQVVGLKGYEKSYPDELSGGMQQRVGLARALANETDILLMDEAFSALDPLIRKEMQDELLQLQSNLKKTILFITHDLDEALKLGDRIAIMKDGKIVQIGTSEDILSNPATEYVSNFVQDVDRSKVLVASNVMKKPDVVTTMKDGPRVAIRKMEEKGISSIFVVDKERKLKGLLTIDDALKALKENKWVEDTLVTDFPTTSPDTPLHELIGVAAETKYPIAVVEDDKFLGIIVRVSILSGLALGKDDEEEVNEA is encoded by the coding sequence ATGGATAAAATTGAAGTGAAAAATCTAAGTAAGGTTTTTGGACCTATGCCAGTTGAAGGAATAAAGCGACTAAAGGCAGGTCACTCAAAAGAGGAAATTTTAAAAGAAACTGGAATGACAGTTGGGGTAAATTCGGCAAATTTCACCGTTAAGGAAGGCGAGTTTTTTGTTATTATGGGCCTATCAGGTAGCGGAAAATCCACACTCATTCGGTTAATTAACCGTCTTATTGAACCGACTGATGGTGAGATTTTAATTGATGGTAAGGACATTGCCAAGATGAACAAGCAGGAACTTATGAATGTCCGCCGTAAAAGTCTTGGAATGGTTTTCCAAAAGTTTGCCTTATTTTCTCATCGTACAATTTTACGAAATGTTGAATACGGTCTTGAGGTTCAAGGTGTACCGAAGGAAGAACGAGAAAAGCGTGCATTAGAATCAATTCAAGTGGTTGGACTTAAAGGCTATGAAAAAAGCTACCCAGATGAATTAAGTGGTGGAATGCAACAGCGCGTTGGACTTGCTCGTGCTCTTGCTAATGAAACAGACATTTTATTAATGGATGAAGCCTTTAGTGCCCTTGACCCACTTATTCGTAAAGAAATGCAAGATGAATTATTACAGCTTCAAAGCAATTTAAAGAAAACGATATTATTTATTACTCATGATTTAGATGAAGCGTTAAAACTAGGGGATCGGATAGCAATTATGAAGGATGGAAAAATTGTTCAAATAGGAACATCAGAAGATATCCTTTCTAACCCTGCAACGGAATACGTCTCAAACTTTGTTCAGGATGTGGACAGGTCAAAAGTATTAGTAGCTTCTAATGTTATGAAAAAGCCTGATGTTGTGACAACAATGAAGGATGGCCCTCGTGTCGCAATTCGTAAGATGGAGGAAAAAGGGATATCAAGTATTTTTGTTGTTGATAAAGAAAGAAAGCTTAAAGGTTTATTAACAATCGATGATGCATTAAAAGCATTAAAGGAAAATAAATGGGTTGAGGATACATTAGTGACTGATTTCCCAACTACTTCCCCTGATACACCTCTTCATGAATTAATTGGGGTTGCAGCAGAAACAAAATATCCAATTGCGGTTGTTGAAGATGATAAGTTTTTGGGAATCATCGTAAGGGTATCAATCCTTTCTGGTTTAGCATTAGGAAAAGATGATGAGGAAGAGGTGAATGAAGCGTGA
- a CDS encoding ABC transporter permease: MNFFYLPLEEWTNDFVDFWLLPVLGGFFDVISTYIAAILNLVGSILIGIPPIVMTIIIVILAWRLAGKGVAIFSIIGLVYLGSVDLWVAGMQTLSIVLVATLLSIIIGVPIGIWSAKSETAESVIRPTLDFMQTLPSFVYLIPAILLFGLGGVPAVIATFVFATPPAVRLTGLGIKQVPEDVTEAARAFGSTSWQMLTKVQLPLAVPTIMAGINQTIMLSLSMAVIASMIGAPGLGSTVLAGISSVNVGLGLVGGLGIVVLAIILDRVTQGIGKRN, translated from the coding sequence GTGAATTTTTTCTACCTCCCTTTAGAAGAATGGACAAATGATTTTGTTGACTTTTGGTTGCTTCCCGTTTTAGGTGGTTTCTTTGATGTAATTAGTACGTATATTGCAGCTATATTAAATTTAGTAGGATCGATATTAATTGGAATTCCACCTATTGTTATGACGATTATCATTGTCATATTAGCATGGAGATTAGCAGGTAAAGGTGTTGCCATTTTTAGTATTATTGGGCTTGTTTACTTAGGGAGTGTTGACCTTTGGGTTGCGGGGATGCAAACTCTCTCCATTGTTCTTGTTGCTACATTATTATCAATTATAATTGGTGTGCCAATAGGGATTTGGAGTGCAAAATCCGAAACAGCAGAGAGCGTTATCCGTCCGACATTAGACTTTATGCAAACATTACCGAGTTTTGTCTATTTAATCCCTGCTATTTTACTGTTTGGATTAGGTGGTGTTCCAGCAGTTATCGCAACGTTTGTCTTTGCCACTCCCCCAGCTGTGCGCTTAACGGGCCTTGGTATTAAGCAAGTACCTGAAGATGTAACGGAAGCAGCAAGAGCATTCGGCTCGACATCATGGCAAATGCTTACTAAAGTACAATTACCATTAGCAGTACCTACAATCATGGCGGGTATTAACCAAACGATTATGCTTTCCCTTTCAATGGCAGTTATCGCATCCATGATTGGGGCACCTGGTTTAGGCTCGACAGTATTAGCTGGGATATCTAGTGTCAATGTTGGGTTAGGCTTAGTCGGTGGATTAGGTATTGTAGTTCTGGCGATTATTTTAGACCGAGTAACTCAAGGTATCGGAAAACGAAATTAA